GCCCGCTTCTGCTCGTCGCGGACGATGCCCTCGATCTTGCGGAGCACGGCGAGGCCGAGCGGCAGCCAGGCATAGATGCCTGCGGCGGTCTGGCGGACCATGCCGGCGCGGAGCATCAGCCGGTGCGACGCGATCTGCGCCTCGGCGGGGTTTTCCTTCAGTGTGGGCAGGAAATATCTGGAAAGGCGCATGATGACCCTGAAAATGGCTGCCGGACGGAAACGCGGCAACCCGCGGCCGGACCCTTGAGCCCGCCGGAAGCTTGCAATATGGGCGTCAAGTTTTAGGGGGTCCCGGCCGGATTCGCAATGTCGGCGCGCGGGCCGGCACCGCGTTGGGCGACGCCGGTGAGATATGCCTTCACATCGATATCCGGCCCCTGCTCCACGCCCCGCCCGGTGCGCAGGCCCCAAGGGCCGCTTTCCAGCTCGGCGATGGAATAGCCCATATCGACATCATAGGTGCGGTCGATCTGGTTGCGGAGGTAACGCTGGGCTTCGTACCAGCGGGTCTTCTGCGCGCCATCGCGGCAGGAGGCGAGCTCCTCGCCCTGCGCGCCCCAGCGGCGCTCCACACATTGATAGGGATCGAAGGAAAGGTCGTAGAGGCGGTGGGCGATACGGTCGATGGAAAGCTCGACGGTGCGGCCATCCGAATTGCGGTAGGAGATGCTGCATGCCGCGTTCTGTTCCTCATAGGCGGCGAGGAGATCGCGGGCGAGATTGTCGCCTTCATAATGAAGGCGCGGCGCGTCCACCATGTCCATCTTGATGAACTCTACGACGAGATCGTACATCTCCTTGAAGGCGGTCTTCATGCGCGCATCCCGCGAGGGCGTGGAGTAAAGCTCCCACACACCGTCGGTGCCGTAGATGTTGCGCGGCAGACGATCTGGCGGCGACATGTTCTGAATGCCGCGCCCGACCGAAATCTCTACCGCCTGCTTGCGCGAGCGCAGGTCGAAGCAGATCGACTGCATCATGGATTTCATTTCCGCGACGGGATGGTATTCGAGTTCGCCAGCGGAGAGGCGCGCGCGGAGATAGGTATAGAAATCCATGTTCTCGCCGTTCCAGACCCAGGAGGCGGTGCGCCAGCCATAAGGACTGCCGGGCGGGCTGCCCTGATATTGCTCCAGAGAAAAATCGGGAATGTCGGCGTTGCGGGCGCCGACGATCCTGCCGCCGACAAGCGCGCCATTCGGCGCACGCGTTGCACCGACGACTTCGATGGGGCGGAACTTCTGGAAGATGGAGCCGAGCTGCGGGCCGGTGCGCAGAAACTCACGGCCCAGGAATGTGCGGCTCAGCGAATGATCCGGGTGGGAGGAGAAGATGAGGACGCGGCCACCGGACTCGACCTTCCAGACGAGCGAGGCGTGGCCGTTCACGTCATAGGCGATAGTGCCGGGAACGATCGCCTCGCGATCTAGGCGCGGCGAATAGGTGTCCGCGAACATGCCGGGCTCGTCCCATGTCGCATCGCGCCGGAACATGGCCGTGGAGACGACGTTGACGAGCGTGTGCAGGACGGAGATTGCGTTGACGCCCGAGGCGGCGCGGGGGACGGAATCCCGGCCAACGATGACGTTGCCCTCCTCGGAATAGCGAATATCCGCACCCGGACCATCGGACGATTTCATGGCGCTCTGCCAAGCGAATGGCAGGCCGTTCTTCCAGGCGAAATAGGCGCGCAAGACATAGGGCATGTCGGCGCAATCGACATAGAAGCGGGTTTTCGGATCGGTGTGGCGATAGGGATTGGCGGCGCTCTTTATGCACTCGTCGAAGGTCCAGCAATCGGCGCCGCCGAGTGCCGCGACGAAATCCTGCCATGCCTTTTCGTCCGCATCGCTCCACCGCTCCTGGGTGATGCGCCAGCGTGCATCCTGCGCGGCGGCAGGCAGAGCCGTGGCCGCCAGCCAGAAAACGGCCATGCAAAAACACGCGGCGGAAACCACCGCCTTCCGGCAGAACAAACGCATTGAAAGCCACCCCAACATTGCAGCCAAGGGTGCGGGCGGGGCCGGGCCATGTCAATCAAAGGGGGATATGGCGCGGGCTATTTCACCGGCTTGTGATGCAATCTTGCACAGGCTTCGGCGATGGCATGGTTACCGCCGGAAACATCCTGACCATCCATCGTGGTGTGGCCGGTATCCATATCGATGACGACGCGGGCGACGCTCATTTTGGTGGCGGAATTAAAGGCCGGATTGCGGCCTATCAGCGGATCGAGCGTCACATCGAATTCATAAACGGGGCGATTGCCATAGCGGTAGCCGTCGAGGTCGGCAGGGGCCACGGCGCTGCCATCCGCCGCGACGCCGGGGACATAGTCGGCGCCGCCGGGCTGATAGAGGGCGATGCGGCGGCAATCGGCTTCGGATATCTGCGCGTGACGCAGCTCATCCGCGCCGGCGAGCATTTCCTCCGCCGCGAGGGGGGAAACGATCAGCAGGCCGAGCAAGGGGACAAGGGCGGGCTTCATCATGCTTCCATACTGCGCGCGGGGCGTTTAAGGAATTGTTGCGGGGATTTGGCGGCGAGGCAAATCAGGGCCTGGGCGGGGGTAGCAGAATGGCGGATGGGGGAAGCGGGATTTTCGAGCGGGTGTTCGCCTTGCGGGCGAACGGCACGACGATCCGCACAGAGGTGCTGGCGGGGGCGACGACCTATCTCACGATGGCCTACATCATCTTCGTGAACCCGGCGATCCTGGCGGCGGCCGGGATGGATTTCGGGGCGGTGTTCGTGGCTACCTGTCTTGCGGCGGCGGCGGGCTCTCTCATCATGGGGCTTTATGCGAACTATCCCGTGGCGCTGGCGCCGGGGATGGGGCTCAACGCCTATTTCGCCTTTGCCGTGGTGCCGCTGTTCGATGGCGACTGGCGGCTTGCGCTTGGTTGCGTGTTCGTTTCCGGCTTTCTTTTTCTGCTGTTGTCGCTGTCGCCCTTGCGCGAGCGGATGGTGAACTCGATTCCGCGCTCGCTCAAGTACGGGATCGGTGCGGGCATCGGTTTTTTTCTCGCGCTGATCGGGCTGAAGAATGCGGGCGTTGTCGCGGACGATCCGGTGACGCTTGTTGCGCTTGGCGATCTCGGTCATCCGGCCGCCCTGCTCGCCTGCGCCGGCTTTGTCGTACTGGTGGCGCTGCAATACAGGCGCGTACCCGGCGCCATCATGCTGACGGTTCTCGCGATTACGCTCGCGGCATTGTTGCTCGGCCTGCAGGAGTTCAAGGGTGTGGCGGCGGCACCGCCTTCGCTTGCGCCGACATTCCTGCAGATGGATCTGGCCGGTGCATTTCAGGCGGGTTTCGTCACCATCGTTTTCGTGTTTCTGCTGGTCGACCTGCTCGATACGACCGGCACGCTGGTGAGCGTGGCGCAGCGGGCCAACATGGTGGGCGCGGACGGCAATATTCCACGGCTGCGAAAGGCGATGGTGGCGGATTCATCCGCAACGATCATCGGCGCGGCGCTCGGCACATCGACGACGACGAGCTATATCGAAAGCGCGGCGGGCGTCGATGCGGGCGGGCGAACGGGGCTGACGGCGGCGACCGTCGGCGGGCTCTTCATTGCGAGCCTTGTCCTTGCGCCGCTTGCCGAGATGGTGCCGCTCTATGCGACGGCGCCCGCGCTCGTCTTCATCGCCTGCCTGATGGCGCGCAGCCTCGCCGATATCGACTGGGGCGATGTGAGCGAGACGGCGCCCGCCATCCTGACGGCGATTGCCATTCCCCT
Above is a window of Parvibaculum lavamentivorans DS-1 DNA encoding:
- a CDS encoding NCS2 family permease, which produces MFERVFALRANGTTIRTEVLAGATTYLTMAYIIFVNPAILAAAGMDFGAVFVATCLAAAAGSLIMGLYANYPVALAPGMGLNAYFAFAVVPLFDGDWRLALGCVFVSGFLFLLLSLSPLRERMVNSIPRSLKYGIGAGIGFFLALIGLKNAGVVADDPVTLVALGDLGHPAALLACAGFVVLVALQYRRVPGAIMLTVLAITLAALLLGLQEFKGVAAAPPSLAPTFLQMDLAGAFQAGFVTIVFVFLLVDLLDTTGTLVSVAQRANMVGADGNIPRLRKAMVADSSATIIGAALGTSTTTSYIESAAGVDAGGRTGLTAATVGGLFIASLVLAPLAEMVPLYATAPALVFIACLMARSLADIDWGDVSETAPAILTAIAIPLTFSIATGIGLGLISYVAIKLLAGRGRELNIAVVAIAAAFVLKLALQ